In Archocentrus centrarchus isolate MPI-CPG fArcCen1 chromosome 1, fArcCen1, whole genome shotgun sequence, the following proteins share a genomic window:
- the crtac1a gene encoding cartilage acidic protein 1a, which produces MWGSALLLLLVTLWHRSLAQNSEPMLQVVTQTMFPPDNLHNPTQLNYGMAVTDVDGDGDLEVVVAGYNGPNLVLKYDRTQNRLVNIAIDDSNSPYYALRDRAGNAIGVTACDVDGDGREEIYFLNTNNAYSGRATYTDKLFKFRNGRFEDLLSDELNVRRGVANQMAGRSVACVDRKGTGRYSVYVANYASGNVGPHAIIEMDEAASDVAKGIIALSDVAAEVGVNRHTGGRGVVVGPILSESMSDVFCDNENGPNFLFKNNGDGTFVDVARQAGVEDQYQHGRGVALADFNGDGKTDIVYGNWNGPHRLFLQRSNSRFQNIATGRFADPSPIRTVIAADFDNDKELEVFFNNIAYRGNAPNRLFRVSRRTNADPLIQELNVGDAEEPQGRGTGGTVTDLDGDGQLDLLLAHGESAQQPISVFKVMQGSSNNWLRVIPRTHFGSFARGAKVTVFTSESGAHTRIIDGGSGYLCEMEPVAHFGLGNDEAKVLEVFWPDGSTFTRALQAGEMNSVLEVAYPKEGETTVLANDTQCGNGFTVRNGRCAGL; this is translated from the exons ATGTGGggctcagctctgctgctcctcctggtgaCACTCTGGCACCGCTCCCTCGCCCAAAACTCTGAGCCCATGCTTCAGGTTGTAACACAGACCATGTTTCCCCCTGACAACCTGCATAATCCCACACAACTCAACTATGGGATGGCTGTGACAGATGTAGATGGTGATGGTGACCTGGAAGTGGTGGTGGCAGG GTACAACGGGCCTAACCTGGTGCTGAAGTATGACAGGACACAAAACAGGCTGGTAAACATTGCTATTGATGACAGTAACTCTCCTTACTATGCTCTGAGGGACCGGGCAGGGAATGCTATTGGAGTTACTGCCTGTGATGTGGATGGAGATGGACGAGAGGAGATCTATTTCCTCAATACAAACAATGCCTATTCTG GACGAGCAACATATACAGACAAGCTTTTCAAGTTTCGTAATGGTCGCTTTGAAGATCTGCTCAGTGATGAGCTCAATGTGCGTCGTGGCGTTGCTAATCAAATGGCGGGACGCTCAGTTGCATGTGTTGATAGAAAG GGAACAGGCCGTTACTCAGTCTACGTAGCAAACTACGCCAGTGGGAATGTCGGCCCCCATGCTATCATAGAAATGGATGAGGCTGCCAGTGATGTGGCCAAGGGCATCATCGCGCTGTCTGATGTAGCTGCTGAGGTCGGCGTCAACAGGCACACAG GTGGTCGCGGTGTGGTCGTTGGACCGATCCTGAGCGAGTCCATGTCTGACGTGTTCTGTGACAACGAGAATGGACCCAACTTCCTGTTCAAGAACAATGGAGATGGGACTTTTGTTGATGTGGCAAGACAGGCAG GTGTGGAGGACCAATACCAGCATGGCAGAGGAGTAGCACTAGCTGACTTCAATGGTGACGGAAAGACAGACATCGTTTATGGCAACTGGAACGGCCCGCACAGACTTTTCCTGCAGCGCAGCAACTCCAGATTCCAG AATATCGCTACTGGCAGATTTGCTGACCCCTCACCTATTCGCACCGTCATTGCTGCTGATTTTGATAATGACAAGGAGTTGGAGGTGTTCTTTAATAATATTGCCTACAGAGGAAACGCTCCCAATAGGCTGTTCAG GGTGTCAAGAAGAACTAATGCAGACCCTTTGATCCAGGAGCTTAATGTGGGAGATGCTGAAGAGCCACAGGGGAGAGGAACAG GTGGCACCGTGACTGATTTGGATGGAGATGGACAGCTGGACCTGCTGCTGGCACATGGGGAGAGCGCCCAGCAGCCAATCTCTGTCTTTAAGGTCATgcag GGCTCATCCAATAACTGGCTGCGGGTCATTCCTCGCACCCATTTTGGCTCCTTTGCCCGGGGTGCCAAGGTGACAGTCTTCACCAGTGAGAGTGGAGCTCACACACGCATCATTGATGGAGGCTCTGGATATCTGTGTGAGATGGAGCCAGTTGCCCACTTTGGCTTAG GAAATGATGAGGCGAAGGTGCTGGAGGTCTTCTGGCCAGATGGCAGTACATTCACTCGTGCTCTTCAGGCTGGTGAAATGAACTCAGTTTTGGAAGTAGCCTATCCCAAAGAAGGGGAAACAACTGTGCTGGCCAATGACACACAG tgtggTAACGGCTTTACTGTCAGGAATGGGCGCTGTGCAG GTCTTTGA
- the golga7ba gene encoding golgin A7 family, member Ba: protein MATEFHNLQELRHSASLANKVFIQRDYSEGTTCKFQTKFPSELESRIERTLFEDTVKTLNNYYAEAEKIGGQSYLEGCLACATAYLIFLCMETRYEKVLKKIAKYIQEQNEKIYAPRGLLITDPIERGMRVIEISIYEDRGSSGSSSGSSSVSGSTAR from the exons ATGGCGACAGAG TTTCATAACCTGCAGGAGTTGAGGCACAGTGCATCTCTGGCCAACAAAGTATTCATCCAGAGAGATTACAGTGAAGGGACCACCTGCAAGTTTCAGACCAAGTTCCCATCTGAGTTGGAAAGCAGG ATCGAGCGGACTCTGTTCGAGGACACTGTGAAAACGCTGAATAACTACTATGCAGAGGCAGAAAAGATTGGAGGACAGTCCTACTTGgaggggtgtctggcctgtgcTACAGCATatctcatcttcctctgcatGGAGACACGTTATGAGAAG GTGCTGAAGAAGATTGCCAAGTACATTCAGGAGCAGAATGAGAAGATTTATGCTCCTAGAGGTCTCCTTATCACAGATCCCATAGAAAGGGGAATGCGTGTT ATAGAGATTTCCATCTATGAAGATCGGGGCTCCAGTGGCTCCAGCTCAGGGAGCAGCTCTGTGTCTGGAAGCACTGCTCGATAA